The Risungbinella massiliensis sequence GATTAGATATGGTGCCAGAATGGTACCACTTCCCTGTATTTTATTTTTCGAATCATCGCTCTTTTCGGGGAGATCAGGAAGAAATTCCGAAACCAACTTACAGTCAAGCGCTGGATTTTGAGCTAGAAGTGGGTTGTATTATTGGGAAAAGAGGTAAAAATATATCGGTAGAAGAGGCACACCAATATATTTTTGGATTCGCCATTCTTAATGATTGGAGTATCCGAGACATTCAGATGCAAGAGGTAAAAGTAGGATTAGGACCAGCCAAAGCCAAAGATTTTGCTACGTCTATGGGCCCTGCTATTGTCACTTTAGATGAGTTAGAGGATTGTAGACAAGGGGATCATTGGCGATTAGAGATGAAAGCATACGTTAATGAGATACCACTTTCTCAGGGTAACCTTGGTGATCTACACTTTTCGTTTGCTCAGATGATTGCCCGTGCTTCAGAGAACTGTGAATTAGTTCCAGGAGATGTGATCGGATCGGGAACAGTAGGATCAGGTTGTATTTTGGAGTTGGGTCCAAAGGTACACCGCTTTTTGGAACCTGGTGATATAGTACGACTAGAGGTAGAGCGTTTGGGGCAATTGACCAATACCATAAAATGATATGGTGGTTGTTGTTTGGTTTACACAACAACGTGGTAAATAGAAGAAGGACTTTTTTATTTAGAAGCCCAAAGTTAACATTTGGATAACGGAGAAAATATTGATCTATGGAGCGACTTTGTCGAAAGCAACCGGAGCGAGTGTATCGATAAAGTGGATTTTGATTCTTGGTTTTGAATGACTTTTAGACATAGGAGGGTGTTTTCTTGGCAAATCACATAGCAGATAAAACAAAATTAAATAACGGAGTCGAGATGCCTTGGTTGGGACTTGGTGTCTGGAAAATGGATTCCGGACAAGAGGTAGAAGCTTCTGTACGTGATGCGATTGAAGCTGGTTATCGTCATATTGACACGGCTGCCATCTACAAGAATGAAGAAGGGGTAGGCCGTGCCATTAAGGATGCTGGTATCGGAAGAGAAGAACTTTTTGTCACCACCAAAGTATGGAATGATGACTTCGGCTACGAAACCACCCTTCGTGCTTTTGAGGAGAGTCGGAAAAAGTTAGGACTTGATTATCTTGATCTCTATCTAGTACATTGGCCTGTCACGGGAAAATATCTCGAAACGTATCGTGCGTTAGAAAAATTGTATCAAGATGGCTATGTACGCTCCATCGGGGTTAGTAATTTTCACATTCATCATCTTGAAGATCTAAAACAACACTTTGAGACGACTCCTGTGGTAAACCAAGTGGAATACCATCCGCGTCTTACTCAAAAACCTCTACATACGTATTGTCGTGAACATGGAATCCAACTGGAGGCTTGGAGTCCGCTGATGCAAGGGAAAATCTTAGATGAGCCAACGATCTCTGCAATTGCAGAAAAGTATGGGAAGAACCCAGCTCAAATAGTATTGCGTTGGGATCTGCAAAATGAAGTTGTTACCATCCCTAAATCATCACGTAAAGAACGTATTATCTCCAATGCAGATCTATTTGATTTTGAATTGACAGCAGAGGAAGTAGCGCAAATCGATGCATTGAACCAAGATCAACGTGTCGGCCGTGATCCAGATACTTTCTAGAACGTATCTGGATTCAGGAGTAACTTTGTCACTAACATAGGCGATTCGAATCAAGATCATATTGATGATAGCTCGCAAAAATGAAATGATTGGTATGATATACGAAAAAGTGTAGAATCTCTAAGAGGAGAGAATCTACACTTTTTTGTGTGGATGATAGAACGAAATGAAAATGAGGATATCCAGTTGAATAAATCGAAAGCAAAAAAGGGTTTTTCCCAAAAACGAAGTGATCGAAATATCGCTAGTTCATCAGCTACATCGAAAGTAGTTCAAGATTCGAATAGCAGAAATAAAACTCGTTCCCACAAAACTAGTAAACAAGGTCAAGGACTTACTCCAGGAGATACATTCACGATCCTAATTCGTCGTCTCGGGATCAATGGGGAGGGTGTTGGAAACTATCAACGCAAAGTGGTCTTTGTCGAGTATGGAA is a genomic window containing:
- a CDS encoding aldo/keto reductase — protein: MPWLGLGVWKMDSGQEVEASVRDAIEAGYRHIDTAAIYKNEEGVGRAIKDAGIGREELFVTTKVWNDDFGYETTLRAFEESRKKLGLDYLDLYLVHWPVTGKYLETYRALEKLYQDGYVRSIGVSNFHIHHLEDLKQHFETTPVVNQVEYHPRLTQKPLHTYCREHGIQLEAWSPLMQGKILDEPTISAIAEKYGKNPAQIVLRWDLQNEVVTIPKSSRKERIISNADLFDFELTAEEVAQIDALNQDQRVGRDPDTF
- a CDS encoding fumarylacetoacetate hydrolase family protein, encoding MKLVSYVTMEDDLFIQSTEATPRLGFLIQDKVVDVELAHEWICYTQGREAGERISLDMMTLLERGENEWRFLRELGKHLENENLNQLQFAGEDLALNRSDVKLLSPIPEPRSFRDFYAFEDHVRTARANRGLDMVPEWYHFPVFYFSNHRSFRGDQEEIPKPTYSQALDFELEVGCIIGKRGKNISVEEAHQYIFGFAILNDWSIRDIQMQEVKVGLGPAKAKDFATSMGPAIVTLDELEDCRQGDHWRLEMKAYVNEIPLSQGNLGDLHFSFAQMIARASENCELVPGDVIGSGTVGSGCILELGPKVHRFLEPGDIVRLEVERLGQLTNTIK